One part of the Glycine max cultivar Williams 82 chromosome 14, Glycine_max_v4.0, whole genome shotgun sequence genome encodes these proteins:
- the LOC100811874 gene encoding uncharacterized protein, translating into MDAWNRLRDIFQDNKHSRVVTLEDELSNTKMENFPNASAYHQCLKSPADQLKNVGAPMSKSHLVIQLVLGLTSAYQGVGTLIRQSDPLPSFYQARSMLTLEEAELAKEAAMGLELAMVAASQSVYDSNSSHSNQ; encoded by the coding sequence ATGGATGCTTGGAATAGGTTGAGAGATATTTTCCAAGACAACAAACATTCCCGTGTGGTAACTCTTGAGGACGAATTGTCCAATACTAAGATGGAGAATTTTCCAAATGCTTCGGCATATCATCAATGTCTCAAGTCCCCTGCTGATCAGTTGAAAAATGTTGGAGCACCGATGTCGAAGAGCCACCTCGTCATTCAACTTGTTTTGGGTCTCACAAGTGCATATCAAGGTGTAGGGACGTTAATTCGGCAGAGTGATCCTCTACCTTCGTTTTATCAGGCTCGGTCGATGCTCACACTTGAGGAAGCCGAATTGGCAAAGGAGGCTGCCATGGGTTTGGAGTTGGCAATGGTGGCTGCCTCACAATCCGTTTATGACTCAAATTCCTCACATTCGAACCAGTAG
- the LOC112999392 gene encoding uncharacterized protein has protein sequence MPYLSQALQSNPNSTPHNILWDGLIFFKGRLMLPNSSVLIPSLLAEYHDTITGIIWDDISLDFITELPCSQGYEVILVVVDRLSKYAHFIALKHLYTARMVAEAFIKNVTKLHRFLKSIISDKDTFFSVIIVATMLMDRDEALRQLKFHLHRALQTMKKYVDAHRRIIPKLSPRYYGPFQVLSRVEEVTYKLQFSDSARIHPVFHVSQLKRSVKSGSTTTTLPRRLAVAEYKPPSLEASLATQVNKHQGNLVEEWLILWKS, from the exons ATGCCCTATTTGAGCCAAGCCTTGCAGTCTAATCCAAATTCAACTCCTCATAACATTCTTTGGGATGGTTTGATATTTTTCAAAGGTCGCCTAATGTTGCCTAACTCTTCTGTTTTGATCCCTTCCCTTTTGGCTGAGTATCATGATACTATTACAGGAATCATTTGGGATGATATCTCCCTTGATTTTATTACCGAGCTACCATGCTCACAAGGTTATGAAGTGATTTTGGTGGTGGTGGATCGTCTATCTAAATACGCCCACTTCATTGCTTTAAAGCACCTTTACACAGCTCGAATGGTAGCAGAGGCTTTTATAAAGAATGTTACTAAGCTCCACAGGTTCCTGAAGTCGATCATAAGTGATAAGGATACTTTTTTCTCG GTAATTATTGTAGCTACAATGCTCATGGACCGTGATGAGGCTCTTCGCCAACTCAAATTTCATTTGCACCGAGCTCTGCAGACAATGAAGAAATATGTTGATGCTCATAGGAG GATCATCCCCAAGTTGTCCCCTCGCTACTATGGACCCTTTCAAGTGTTGTCTCGTGTAGAAGAGGTGACCTATAAACTTCAATTTTCAGACTCAGCTCGAATTCACCCAGTTTTTCATGTTTCACAGCTCAAACGATCAGTGAAGAGTGGTTCTACTACCACTACTTTGCCTCGTAGGCTGGCTGTTGCTGAATATAAGCCTCCTAGTCTTGAAGCTAGTTTGGCAACTCAGGTAAACAAGCACCAAGGCAACTTGGTGGAAGAATGGTTGATCCTATGGAAGTCatag
- the LOC100801930 gene encoding transcription factor bHLH74, giving the protein MGGQENAMGFQHGNESILTCPTSGLSGANVNVSEMAISSVSIAKPSDVVNPFIASSAWDPLVSLSQVQSFGGSSMVSHSEFANSNSSYPLVLDNQGISNTSHLVQYMSDSNLGGMVPKVHSYASGGFSEMVGAGSFCQHRSADMANTGYPIHYNPIKEAPINGEQSQVEDSIPEEEAPGSAPSGNRRKRGLDHNSTFSPNKNAEGDAVNDSPGKASNGPKEHEKRPKGEQNNGADVRGKQSVKQAKDNNSQSGEAPKENFIHVRARRGQATNSHSLAERVRREKISERMRLLQELVPGCNKITGKAVMLDEIINYVQSLQQQVEFLSMKLATVNPELNFDVDRILSKDILQSRIGHGIGAYGPGINSSHTFPNGSFHGTLAGMPSTSSQFPPLPQNVLDHEFQSFYGIGYDSNTALDNLEPNGRLKTEL; this is encoded by the exons ATGGGGGGTCAGGAAAATGCCATGGGGTTTCAACATGGAAATGAGAGCATTCTGACTTGTCCAACTTCCGGTCTCAGTGGTGCAAATGTTAATGTTTCAGAAATGGCTATTAGTTCTGTGTCTATAGCCAAGCCTTCAGATGTAGTTAACCCTTTTATTGCTTCTTCCGCTTGGGATCCACTTGTTTCATTGAGTCAGGTTCAATCTTTTGGAGGCTCTTCAATGGTTTCTCATAGTGAGTTTGCCAATTCCAACTCATCTTACCCTCTTGTTTTGGATAACCAAGGGATAAGCAACACGTCTCACCTGGTTCAATACATGTCTGACTCAAATCTTGGGGGCATGGTCCCCAAGGTTCACTCCTATGCAAGTGGGGGATTCTCAGAAATGGTTGGTGCTGGCTCTTTTTGCCAACATAGGTCTGCTGATATGGCTAACACAGGGTATCCAATACATTATAATCCGATCAAGGAGGCTCCAATTAATGGTGAACAATCTCAGGTTGAGGACTCAATTCCTGAAGAGGAAGCACCAGGATCTGCACCTAGTGGGAATAGAAGAAAGAGAGGGCTTGATCATAATTCCACCTTCAGTCCAAATAAG AATGCTGAGGGTGATGCTGTGAATGATTCTCCTGGGAAGGCCTCTAATGGTCCAAAAGAACATGAAAAGAGACCAAAAGGGGAGCAGAATAATGGTGCAGATGTGCGTGGTAAGCAATCAGTGAAGCAAGCTAAAGACAACAATTCTCAAAGTGGAGAAGCTCCCAAAGAAAATTTCATTCACGTGAGAGCTAGAAGAGGTCAGGCCACAAATAGCCACAGCCTTGCAGAAAGA GTGAGAAGAGAAAAGATTAGTGAGCGAATGAGGTTGCTTCAAGAACTTGTTCCAGGATGCAACAAG ATAACTGGCAAAGCTGTAATGCTTGATGAGATAATAAACTACGTGCAATCACTTCAGCAACAGGTTGAG TTTTTGTCCATGAAACTTGCCACCGTGAACCCAGAACTGAACTTTGATGTGGACAGGATCCTATCCAAGGAT ATTCTCCAATCACGCATAGGACATGGAATTGGTGCATATGGTCCTGGTATCAATTCCTCTCACACATTTCCCAATGGAAGTTTCCATGGAACATTAGCTGGCATGCCTAGTACATCGTCACAATTCCCTCCTTTGCCACAG AATGTTTTGGACCACGAGTTCCAAAGCTTCTATGGAATTGGATACGATTCTAATACAGCACTTGACAACTTGGAACCCAATG GGCGGTTGAAAACAGAGTTATAG
- the LOC100802458 gene encoding protein PELPK1: MATYSWSTEIFSFLVLTLLSTSSHTMVAGARNLLESTLSKPEVPTLPKPHELPPLPEIPELPKFESPKIPALPKPELPKVPELSKPDMSKVPELPKVPERLKVPEISKILELSKPELPKGPELLKPELPSVPNIPKVPELPKPELPEVPKLPKPELPKVPELPKPELPKVPEIPELPNLELPKVTQLPKSKLPKVPEIPKVPEFPKPELPKVPELSKPELPKAPEIPKVPEFPKPELPKVPELSKPELPKAPEIPKVPEFPKPELPKVPELPKPELPKIPEIPKVPEFPKPELPKVPEVPKPELSKVPKLPKSELPKVPEIPELPKSELPKIPEIPKVPEFPKVPKAFSTTNP, from the coding sequence ATGGCTACCTATAGTTGGTCAACTgagatattttcatttttggttcTAACGTTGTTGTCGACAAGCAGTCACACAATGGTTGCTGGAGCACGCAATCTTCTCGAATCAACCTTGTCAAAACCAGAAGTGCCAACACTTCCCAAACCTCATGAGTTGCCACCATTGCCGGAAATCCCTGAATTGCCCAAGTTTGAGTCGCCTAAGATCCCTGCACTCCCGAAACCTGAGCTACCTAAGGTCCCTGAACTGTCTAAGCCTGACATGTCTAAAGTTCCTGAGTTGCCTAAAGTCCCAGAAAGGCTTAAAGTACCCGAGATATCTAAGATCCTTGAATTGTCTAAGCCCGAGTTGCCTAAAGGACCAGAATTACTTAAGCCTGAGTTACCTAGTGTACCTAATATCCCTAAGGTTCCTGAATTGCCTAAACCAGAGTTGCCTGAAGTCCCAAAGTTGCCTAAGCCTGAGTTGCCAAAAGTACCAGAATTGCCTAAACCTGAGTTACCTAAAGTACCTGAGATCCCTGAATTGCCTAATCTCGAGTTGCCTAAAGTAACACAATTGCCTAAGTCTAAGTTACCAAAAGTACCTGAGATCCCTAAGGTCCCTGAATTTCCTAAGCCCGAGTTGCCTAAAGTTCCTGAATTGTCTAAGCCAGAGTTACCAAAAGCACCTGAGATTCCTAAGGTCCCTGAATTTCCTAAGCCCGAGTTGCCTAAAGTTCCTGAATTGTCTAAGCCAGAGTTACCAAAAGCACCTGAGATCCCTAAGGTCCCTGAATTTCCTAAGCCCGAGTTGCCTAAAGTTCCTGAATTGCCTAAGCCAGAGTTACCAAAAATACCTGAAATCCCTAAGGTCCCTGAATTTCCTAAGCCAGAGTTGCCTAAAGTTCCTGAAGTGCCTAAGCCAGAGTTGTCAAAAGTACCAAAGCTACCTAAGTCTGAGTTACCTAAAGTACCTGAGATTCCTGAATTGCCTAAGTCCGAGTTGCCTAAAATACCGGAGATTCCTAAGGTCCCTGAATTCCCAAAAGTTCCTAAAGCATTTTCAACCACCAATCCTTGA